In Rahnella sikkimica, the following are encoded in one genomic region:
- the hxpB gene encoding hexitol phosphatase HxpB, whose protein sequence is MAYVRPVNAAIFDMDGLLIDSEPLWVQAELDVFSSLGVDISQRHLLPDTLGLRVDQVVRMWYQTLPWQGPTQDDVSKMIIARTIELVEQTRPLLPGVNQALEMCRDNGLKVGLASASPLFMLRAVLEMFNLQSYFQVITSAENLPYSKPHPEVYLLAAGELQFDPLNCVTLEDSFNGMIATKAARMRSIVVPASEYRDDPRWALADTKLETLEALVPAHIL, encoded by the coding sequence CGATATGGATGGTCTGTTAATTGATTCTGAACCGCTTTGGGTTCAGGCAGAACTGGACGTTTTCAGTAGTCTGGGCGTGGATATTTCTCAGCGACATTTACTGCCGGATACCCTTGGGTTGCGTGTCGATCAGGTTGTCAGAATGTGGTATCAGACGCTGCCATGGCAGGGGCCGACGCAGGACGACGTGTCCAAAATGATCATCGCGCGCACCATCGAACTGGTGGAGCAAACCCGCCCTTTGCTGCCGGGTGTGAACCAGGCGCTTGAGATGTGTCGGGACAACGGATTGAAGGTTGGCCTCGCCTCCGCGTCGCCTTTATTTATGCTCAGGGCCGTTCTGGAGATGTTTAACCTGCAATCCTATTTCCAGGTGATTACCTCGGCAGAAAACCTGCCGTACAGCAAACCTCATCCTGAAGTGTATTTGCTCGCCGCCGGAGAATTGCAGTTTGACCCTCTGAATTGCGTAACGCTGGAAGATTCCTTTAACGGAATGATCGCGACAAAAGCTGCGCGCATGCGTTCGATTGTTGTTCCCGCCAGCGAGTATCGCGATGACCCTCGCTGGGCGCTTGCCGACACGAAGCTCGAGACCCTTGAAGCTTTAGTGCCTGCACATATTCTCTGA
- the kduI gene encoding 5-dehydro-4-deoxy-D-glucuronate isomerase, whose product MQVRQSIHSDHAKTLDTAQLRREFLIEKIFEKNTYTMTYSHIDRIIVGGVMPVEKSVSVGDEVGKQLGVSYFLERRELGVINIGGPGLIVVDGTTYEIGHEEALYVGKGAKNVEFSSVDTGKPAKFYYNSAPAHTTFPNKKITLAEASPQTIGDVATSNRRTINKFIVPAVLETCQLTMGLTKLEEGSLWNTMPCHTHERRMEVYFYFNMEEETAVFHMMGQPQETRHLLVHNEQAVISPSWSIHAGVGTKNYTFIWGMVGENQVFDDMDHVKVSELR is encoded by the coding sequence ATGCAAGTTCGTCAAAGCATTCACAGCGACCACGCCAAAACGCTTGATACCGCACAATTACGTCGCGAATTTCTCATCGAGAAAATTTTCGAGAAAAATACCTATACCATGACCTATAGCCACATCGACCGCATTATCGTCGGTGGCGTAATGCCAGTGGAAAAATCAGTCTCGGTGGGCGATGAGGTCGGTAAACAACTGGGCGTGAGCTATTTCCTAGAGCGCCGCGAACTGGGTGTGATCAACATCGGCGGACCGGGGCTTATCGTGGTTGACGGAACGACTTATGAGATTGGTCATGAAGAAGCGTTGTACGTCGGCAAAGGCGCTAAAAACGTCGAGTTCAGCAGCGTTGATACGGGTAAGCCCGCCAAGTTCTATTACAACAGCGCCCCTGCGCACACGACGTTCCCCAACAAAAAAATCACGCTGGCCGAAGCGTCGCCGCAAACTATTGGCGATGTTGCCACCAGTAACCGCCGCACCATCAATAAATTTATCGTGCCTGCCGTTTTGGAAACCTGCCAGCTGACGATGGGATTAACCAAACTCGAAGAAGGCAGCCTGTGGAACACCATGCCTTGTCACACACATGAGCGCCGGATGGAAGTGTACTTCTATTTCAATATGGAAGAAGAAACCGCCGTGTTTCACATGATGGGACAGCCACAGGAAACGCGTCATTTACTCGTTCATAACGAACAAGCGGTCATCTCACCGAGCTGGTCAATTCATGCCGGTGTAGGCACCAAAAACTATACCTTTATCTGGGGAATGGTCGGCGAAAACCAGGTATTTGACGACATGGATCACGTCAAAGTCAGCGAACTGCGCTAA
- the kduD gene encoding 2-dehydro-3-deoxy-D-gluconate 5-dehydrogenase KduD, translating to MILNAFELSGKVAIVTGCNTGLGQGMALGLAQAGCDIVGINVSAPNETAEKITATGRRFLDLRADLSSIKGIPELIEKAVSEFGHIDILVNNAGIIRREDAIEFSEKNWDDVMNVNSKTLFFMSQAVAKQFIEQGTGGKIINIASMLSYQGGIRVPSYTASKSAVMGITRLMANEWAKHNINVNAIAPGYMATNNTEQLRADGDRSKEILDRIPAGRWGLPEDVMGPVVFLSSKASDYVNGYTIAVDGGWLAR from the coding sequence ATGATCCTCAACGCGTTTGAATTAAGCGGCAAAGTCGCCATCGTGACCGGCTGCAACACCGGGCTGGGCCAGGGTATGGCGTTGGGACTTGCGCAGGCAGGTTGCGATATCGTGGGTATCAACGTTTCGGCACCGAACGAAACGGCCGAAAAAATCACGGCGACAGGCCGCCGGTTCCTCGACCTTCGCGCTGATCTGAGCAGCATTAAAGGCATTCCCGAACTCATCGAAAAAGCGGTCAGCGAGTTTGGTCATATCGATATTCTGGTGAACAATGCCGGTATTATCCGCCGCGAAGACGCTATCGAGTTCAGCGAGAAAAACTGGGACGACGTGATGAACGTGAACAGCAAGACGCTGTTCTTTATGTCTCAGGCCGTGGCTAAGCAGTTCATTGAACAAGGTACGGGCGGTAAGATTATTAACATTGCCTCCATGCTTTCTTATCAGGGCGGCATCCGCGTTCCTTCTTATACGGCATCAAAAAGTGCCGTCATGGGGATCACGCGGCTGATGGCGAATGAGTGGGCGAAACACAACATCAATGTTAATGCCATCGCGCCGGGTTATATGGCGACCAACAACACCGAACAACTTCGTGCTGACGGAGATCGCAGCAAAGAAATTCTTGATCGCATCCCCGCCGGTCGCTGGGGTTTGCCGGAAGATGTCATGGGGCCGGTGGTATTTCTGTCGTCAAAAGCCTCGGATTACGTTAACGGCTACACGATCGCCGTTGATGGCGGATGGCTGGCGCGATAA